AGGTTCGAATGGACTGCAGCTGCGTGTAACCCTGCGACACGATGCTCGGATCCCACAGCCGCACGTTGGACAGCGTCTGCCGGTCGTCGAGTACGTCCTGTGCCGTGAGGTTCTCGGAGGCGGGGAAGCTCTTGCCCTCCACGTCGTTTAACCCGAACGCAGTTCGTGTCATCGCAATGTTGCGCTCGATGTAGGGCGCCTCGGCCGAGGCCTCGTTGGGCGCCACCACGAACTGCTGCACGAGCGCCGGCCACACCGCGCCGAGCAGCACCGATGCGCCCACCCACACACCCAGCGCGATCGCCGGCAGGCGCCAGCCCTGGAATCGGATGTTGGCGAGGAGCAGCACCGCGGTCAGCAGCGAGATCACGATGAGGATCTTGAACGCGGGTATCTGCGCGTGGATGTCGGTGTAGCCGGCCCCGATGATCTGGCCGGTCGGCGAGAAGTCGAGCTTCCAGATGTCGATCCAGTAGCTGAAGCCCCACGTAAGCACGAACAGCGCGAGCAACACCGAGATGTGCGCCTTGACGTGCGGCGCGAAGCCCTTGAGTTTCGCCCACGGCTGTATGGCGCCGTCGAGCACGTGGACGACCGCTGTGAGCAGCGTGGTCAGGAACAGGATCCCAAACAGCCACTCGACCACGAGGCTGTAGGCGGGCAACTTGAAGACGAAGAACCCTACGTCGCGTCCGAACTGCGGGTCATTGAGACCGAACGGCACAGACGAGAGGGCGAGGCGGAACGTCTCCCAGCTGTGGGACATCTCGACGCCGTTGGTGAACGCGAACAGGACCGCAGCGCCGATGATCGCCTTGTCCAGCAGCGGCCCGATGCCACCGCGAACCCGCGTCAGCCACTCCTCGACCTGCACAGGCAGACCCTCGGGTAGCGTCACGGGCACCAGTCGCGGTGCCATTGAGCGCGCGACGCGCATGTTCACGAACAGGATCACGAAGGCCACCACGGCGAACACAGCGCCCACGGCGAGCTGGGACGTGATGCGCGTGACGAACACGTCGCGCTGCCCCATGTCCGAGAACCACGCGTAGTCGACCCACACGCGCGCGAGCCACTGCGCGAACGGCAGCCCGATGAACAGCACCGCTGCCACGATCGCACCGGCAATAGCGGTCAGACGAGTCCGATTGGAGCTCGAAGCCATGGTCTCTCCCCTTGCGTCAGAGGTAGTCGTCGATATCGATGTTGAGCGTCGCCGGGTCGATGAGCCCCAGAACGCTCAGCTCCGGTCGCGCGTCGAGCGCGATCTCGACTGGCGTCACGGTCGTGCCGTCGGCGTTCGCGATCACGCGAACGCGGGGCTTGTGCGGATCGTCCTCGGAGGGCGCGACCACCACCGCAACACGATTGTCCGAGAGCAGTATCACCGAGCGCGGCGGGTAGGCACCCATCATGCGCGCGAACAGCCTGACGAGGACCGGGTCGAGCGTCGAGCCTGCACTTTCGACGATCACGCGCATCGCAACGTCTTGTGCGCGCGCCGCCGAGTAGCTGCGATTCGAGGTCATGGCGTCGTAACTGTCGGCGATCGCGACGATGCGGCTCGCGACGTGCTGCTTGCGTCGCGGCGTGCGCGACGGATACCCGCTGCCGTCCCACGCCATGTGGTGTTCGAGAATCGGGAGCAGCACGGCGCTGTCCACTCCGGCCATCTGCGACGCCATCTTCGCGCCGAGCATCGGGTGCCTGCGCACACGCTCCCACTCCTCGGCGTCGAGTTTGCCGGGCTTCTCGATGATGTCGAGCCCTACCTCGAGCTTGCCGATGTCATGCAGCAACGCACCGGAACCCAGGGCGCTGAGGAAATGCGGGTCACGCGTGACGGTCGAGCCGAGCGCCACCGAGAGGATCGCGACGTTGGCCGAGTGGTAGTAGGTGTACTCGCTGAAGCTCTTCAGCCCTGCCATCTGGAGCATCGCACTGCGATCGGACAACACGTTGTCGACGAGCGACTTCGTGACCCCGGCGACCCGCCGAGGCGCCACTCCGGCGTCCGACGCGATGGCCGAGTGAATCTCTCGGATGACCGAGATCGCACCGTCGAACGCCATGCGGGCGTCCTCGGATATCTCGTGCCGCTCCTCGGGGCCGATCTGGATGACGCCCACGAGCCCGATCTCGACGCTGGTCAGTCGCGCCGCGGCTGTGAGCGTTTCGACTCCCCCGGCCTCCTCGATCTCGTTGGTGCTCGCCGAGACCACGCGCATCGCACGCACGAGTTCTGTGCGCGTCGTCCCTGCGCGGAAGTGAATCGCGCCGATGCCCATCGCGCTGAGTTCTCGGCCGAGCTGATCGAAGAGCACCGACTCCTCGGTCAGCAGTTGCTCGCCGAGAAGCACCTCGCCATCGAGGAACACGAGCTGAACGTCGGCTCCCTCGTCGTAGTAGGCGCGCAGCACGGCGTCGAGATCGTCGATGGCCGCACCGACCGACGGGTGCTCGAACGGATAGAAACGTGCGGCTCGGCGTACGGCATGGATCCGCGCCAGCACATCACGCGTGCGGCGGACCTGCTCGAGTGAGTACTTTCCGGAGACGGTGCCCTCACCGATGATCGGCGCGTAGTCGCTCATGAGGCACCGCCGTTCCCGTGCACGCGTTGGATCGCGGTCTCGGCGGCGCTGCGCAGCTCGCGCGACTTGCCGCCGCCGAGCAGGGCCCGGCGTCCGGCCAACGACTGCAGCGTGGGTAGCGCTTGAACGGCCCGGAGGCGTCCGAGCGCTTCGATCGCCTCGACGCGCGGCCCCATCTCACGGTTGCCGCGGCCCTCGCCGCGAGCCACCTGCTCGAGCGCCGAGACGGCATCGGTCATGCCCTTCTGCCCGATGAACCGCGCGGCGAGCTGCACATTCTGCGCATCCTCATCGGAGAGGTACTGGATCATCATCTGAGCGGCGAGTCTGTCGCCCTGGTTCGACAGCGCACGCACGGTCTCGCGTCGGACGCGCGCGTCCGGATGCCGCAGCACGCGCTCGAGGTACGGCAGGATCGTCGGCGACTTCGTGGAGCCGAGGATGCTGACGACGTTGCGCACGAAATACCAGCGTGGGTCGGTCACTCCTTCGCCGAGCTCGGCGATGTATGCGGGCGCGAGCGCGCTCAGCGTCTCCACGAGACTCTTGCGCGCGGCCATGTCGGGCTCGTCGGCGAGTTGGTCGAGCATCGGCTTGATGGCCAGCGAGCCGAGCATCGCGATGAGCCGGGTGGCTGACTCGTGCTCGATTGAGTGCTGCGGGTAGACGCGGAGCGCCTGCACGATCGAGCGCAGGTCACGCGGACTCGCGAAGTGACTGACCGAGCGGGCGAGCCGCGTACGCTGCTCCGCCGACAGCGAGCCGCTCTGCGAGGCGGCACCGATCATCGCCGACACCTCGACCGCGACCTCGAACTCGCCGCGCTCGATGAGCAGGCTGACCGCGCTCTCGATGCGGCCCATGGTCACGTCGAACGCCTCGCCGCTGTCGTCGAGGGTGACCAGCGTGACGAGCGCCGCGATGACGTCGCCGTCGGTGATGCCGTGCGCGGCCTCCTCACGCAGTGCGACGATCTCGGGGTCGGCATCGGTGGACTGCGCAGCCATCGGGGCCTTGTCGATCAGCTCGATGACCACGTCGCTGGGCCGTGAAAACGCCGCGCCCGACGTGTCGACTACGGGAAGCTGCGCAGGCGCGGCTTCCGCGAGAATCGAGTCGATCTCATCGGCGGACATGCCTTGCTCGAGCAACACCGACCCAGCGGCTCGCATGAGTCCGTCTTTGTCGATGCCGGAGATGGTGCTCAGATTGCGAATCGCGCGCACCATCGCGATGCGAACGCCCTCGGTGGTCGAACCCGTGGCGAACATGCGGCAGAGCTCCTCGGCCTCCATCTGGCGCACCACCGCAGCGAGCGGAGCCGAGCTTCGCGCCTGCGGCAGGAGCTTCTCGGCGAGCAGTTCGCTACGGACGTCCTGCGCCAGCCCCAGGGCCGCCTCC
The DNA window shown above is from Coriobacteriia bacterium and carries:
- a CDS encoding HD domain-containing protein, producing MSDYAPIIGEGTVSGKYSLEQVRRTRDVLARIHAVRRAARFYPFEHPSVGAAIDDLDAVLRAYYDEGADVQLVFLDGEVLLGEQLLTEESVLFDQLGRELSAMGIGAIHFRAGTTRTELVRAMRVVSASTNEIEEAGGVETLTAAARLTSVEIGLVGVIQIGPEERHEISEDARMAFDGAISVIREIHSAIASDAGVAPRRVAGVTKSLVDNVLSDRSAMLQMAGLKSFSEYTYYHSANVAILSVALGSTVTRDPHFLSALGSGALLHDIGKLEVGLDIIEKPGKLDAEEWERVRRHPMLGAKMASQMAGVDSAVLLPILEHHMAWDGSGYPSRTPRRKQHVASRIVAIADSYDAMTSNRSYSAARAQDVAMRVIVESAGSTLDPVLVRLFARMMGAYPPRSVILLSDNRVAVVVAPSEDDPHKPRVRVIANADGTTVTPVEIALDARPELSVLGLIDPATLNIDIDDYL